The proteins below come from a single Polynucleobacter sp. MWH-UH23A genomic window:
- the parC gene encoding DNA topoisomerase IV subunit A, whose protein sequence is MDLNEDNKDSLTLAVYAERAYLDYAISVVKGRALPEVADGQKPVQRRILFSMNEMGLRADAKPVKSARVVGDVLGKFHPHGDQSAYDALVRLAQSFSLRYPLIDGQGNFGSRDGDGAAAMRYTEARLTKIAGLLLSEIDEGTVDFAPNYDGSFQEPKLLPARLPFVLLNGASGIAVGMATEIPSHNLREVALAAIALMKSPKLSTADLLEIMPGPDYPGGGQIISSPAEIAQIYETGRGSLKVRARWSIEELARGQWQIIVNELPPSTSSQRVLQEIEEITNPKVKVGKKTLTPEQNNLKSTILNVLDGVRDESSKDAPVRLVFEPKSKNIDVNEFINLLLAHTSLESNAPMNLVMIGNDGRPRQKSLKDIISEWIEFRVVTVTRRTQFRLGKVKDRMHILEGRLIVLLNIDKVIKIIRNSDEPKADLIKEFKLTDRQAEDILDIRLRQLARLEGIKIEQELKELKSERDDLEGLLKSDTVLRKRIIKEIEADIKDFGDDRRTLIQEDKRAVAETKVIDEPVTVIVSQKGWVRVRQGHEHDATQFSFKAGDALYATFEVRTVDVIQGFGSDGRVYTVPVSELPGARGDGSPLTSFVNLAAGSQMVAYYAGQPDDLVLLSTKAGYGFLANVADMSTRNKAGKSFISIDAKVAGDAPLGAAKVEVGMKQVACLSAASKLLVFPLDELKRLPTGGKGVILMGLDDKEFMSSAIAVGPNGATYSGAGRAGKPTELSLDAKTLKSFAGNRARKGHFVEPRLKDGKLKAN, encoded by the coding sequence ATGGATTTGAATGAGGATAACAAGGATAGTTTGACGCTGGCTGTTTATGCAGAGCGCGCTTATCTAGATTACGCCATTAGCGTTGTAAAGGGACGTGCTTTACCAGAAGTTGCGGATGGTCAAAAACCAGTTCAACGACGCATCTTGTTCTCCATGAACGAGATGGGTCTTCGTGCTGATGCTAAGCCCGTAAAGAGTGCGCGCGTTGTCGGTGATGTGTTGGGTAAGTTTCACCCTCATGGTGATCAATCTGCTTATGATGCTTTAGTGCGATTGGCGCAAAGTTTCTCGCTGCGTTACCCCTTAATCGATGGCCAAGGTAACTTCGGTTCGCGCGATGGAGATGGTGCTGCGGCGATGCGTTATACCGAAGCACGTTTAACGAAGATTGCAGGTTTGCTGTTAAGTGAAATCGACGAAGGCACTGTTGATTTTGCGCCTAACTATGATGGTTCATTCCAAGAGCCAAAATTATTGCCAGCCCGTTTACCATTTGTTTTACTTAACGGGGCATCTGGTATCGCTGTAGGTATGGCGACCGAAATTCCATCGCACAATTTGCGGGAAGTAGCTTTAGCCGCGATTGCCTTGATGAAGTCACCTAAGTTATCTACTGCTGATTTGTTGGAGATCATGCCTGGCCCAGATTATCCAGGCGGCGGTCAAATTATTTCCTCGCCTGCAGAGATTGCGCAGATTTATGAAACTGGTCGCGGTAGTCTTAAAGTGCGTGCGCGTTGGTCTATTGAAGAATTGGCTCGTGGCCAGTGGCAAATTATTGTTAATGAATTACCGCCATCAACATCTTCGCAACGTGTTTTGCAAGAGATTGAAGAGATTACCAATCCAAAAGTGAAGGTTGGTAAGAAAACTTTAACTCCTGAACAGAACAATCTGAAGTCCACCATCTTGAATGTTTTAGATGGTGTACGTGACGAATCTAGTAAAGATGCTCCGGTTCGTTTGGTATTTGAACCAAAGAGTAAAAATATTGATGTAAATGAGTTCATCAATCTCTTGTTGGCGCATACATCCCTTGAGTCTAATGCGCCAATGAACTTGGTGATGATTGGCAACGATGGCCGCCCTCGTCAAAAGAGCTTAAAGGATATTATTTCTGAGTGGATTGAATTCAGGGTTGTGACAGTGACTCGTCGAACTCAATTCCGTCTCGGTAAAGTAAAAGACCGGATGCACATATTGGAAGGGCGTCTAATCGTTCTTCTGAATATTGATAAGGTCATTAAGATTATTCGTAATAGCGATGAGCCTAAAGCCGATTTGATCAAAGAGTTTAAGCTTACTGATCGCCAAGCTGAGGATATTTTAGATATCCGCTTGCGTCAATTGGCTCGTTTAGAAGGCATCAAGATTGAGCAAGAGCTAAAAGAGCTCAAATCTGAACGTGATGACTTAGAAGGGCTGTTGAAGAGTGATACGGTTTTACGTAAACGTATCATTAAAGAAATTGAAGCCGATATCAAAGACTTTGGCGATGATCGCCGAACCCTAATTCAAGAAGATAAACGGGCTGTTGCAGAGACCAAGGTGATTGATGAGCCCGTTACTGTCATCGTGTCTCAAAAAGGTTGGGTGCGCGTTCGTCAGGGTCATGAGCATGATGCAACACAGTTCAGCTTCAAGGCTGGTGATGCTCTCTACGCAACCTTTGAAGTGCGCACTGTTGATGTGATTCAGGGATTTGGAAGCGATGGACGTGTATATACGGTTCCAGTTAGCGAATTACCAGGTGCTCGTGGGGATGGTTCGCCATTAACCAGCTTCGTAAATCTAGCTGCTGGATCTCAAATGGTTGCGTATTACGCAGGCCAGCCTGATGACTTGGTCTTGTTATCCACAAAAGCAGGTTATGGATTCTTGGCTAATGTAGCTGATATGAGCACCCGCAATAAGGCTGGTAAATCATTCATTAGTATTGATGCAAAAGTTGCAGGCGATGCACCGCTTGGCGCTGCTAAGGTAGAGGTAGGTATGAAGCAGGTTGCTTGTTTATCTGCAGCCTCAAAGTTGCTGGTATTCCCCTTGGATGAATTAAAGCGTTTGCCTACTGGTGGTAAGGGCGTAATCCTGATGGGTCTCGATGACAAAGAGTTCATGTCTTCTGCAATTGCGGTCGGGCCTAATGGGGCAACCTACTCTGGTGCCGGACGTGCAGGCAAGCCCACTGAGTTGAGCTTAGATGCCAAAACACTGAAGTCTTTTGCAGGTAATCGGGCTCGTAAAGGACATTTTGTTGAGCCTCGCCTGAAAGACGGCAAGCTAAAAGCAAACTGA
- a CDS encoding VWA domain-containing protein, giving the protein MLISFFLKLKEAKVPVSVREFLTLLEALKTGVIAPSMDEFYQLSRMTLVKDEQYFDRFDQVFGNYFKGVEQIIALSPDIPVDWLEKKLQRVLSEEEKAALQKLGGPEALRKRLEELLKEQKEWHGGGNKWIGAGGSSPFGHSGYHPEGIRIGGDSAGNRTAIKVWEAREFKDYDSNLALGTRNIKVALRRLRRFARQGSALELDLEKTIHSTAANAGMLDIQMRPERHNQVKVLLLMDVGGSMDDHIQRIGELFSAAKVEFKHLEHYYFHNCIYENLWQSNRRRRDQVTATQDIINKYGPDYKLIFVGDATMSPYEILSPNGSVEYNNKEAGAVWINRLLDHFPHFAWLNPEPESIWEYRQSIDIMKKLMKDRMYPVTLNGLETAMRQLSK; this is encoded by the coding sequence ATGTTAATCTCATTCTTTCTCAAGTTGAAAGAGGCCAAAGTGCCTGTTTCTGTGAGAGAGTTCTTAACTTTATTAGAAGCACTAAAGACAGGGGTGATAGCCCCATCAATGGATGAGTTTTATCAACTATCACGCATGACGCTGGTCAAAGATGAGCAATACTTTGATCGCTTTGATCAAGTATTTGGTAACTACTTTAAAGGGGTCGAGCAAATCATCGCCCTATCGCCAGATATTCCTGTCGATTGGCTGGAAAAAAAATTACAGCGAGTTTTATCCGAAGAAGAAAAAGCGGCTTTACAAAAGCTAGGCGGCCCCGAGGCACTCAGAAAAAGACTTGAAGAATTGCTCAAAGAACAAAAAGAATGGCACGGGGGTGGCAATAAGTGGATTGGCGCTGGCGGCTCATCGCCTTTTGGACATAGCGGCTATCACCCAGAGGGCATTCGTATTGGCGGCGACAGCGCAGGTAATCGCACTGCTATTAAAGTTTGGGAAGCTCGTGAATTTAAAGATTACGACAGCAACCTAGCTCTTGGCACCAGAAATATTAAAGTGGCTTTAAGGCGTTTACGTCGCTTTGCTCGCCAGGGCTCGGCACTAGAGCTCGACCTTGAAAAAACAATTCACTCAACTGCAGCAAACGCAGGCATGCTGGATATTCAGATGCGGCCAGAACGCCATAACCAAGTCAAGGTATTGTTGCTCATGGATGTCGGTGGCTCAATGGATGATCATATTCAGCGTATTGGTGAGTTATTTTCCGCAGCCAAAGTAGAGTTCAAACATTTAGAGCACTATTATTTTCATAACTGTATTTATGAAAATCTCTGGCAAAGCAATCGACGGCGCAGAGACCAAGTGACAGCCACGCAGGACATTATTAATAAATACGGGCCTGACTATAAACTGATTTTTGTGGGTGATGCCACAATGTCTCCTTATGAGATCCTCAGTCCCAATGGTTCAGTTGAATATAACAACAAAGAAGCTGGCGCAGTATGGATTAATCGACTCTTGGATCACTTTCCGCACTTTGCGTGGCTCAATCCTGAACCTGAATCCATCTGGGAATATCGTCAATCCATCGACATCATGAAAAAACTTATGAAAGATCGCATGTACCCTGTCACCTTAAACGGCTTAGAGACAGCAATGCGTCAACTATCTAAATAA
- a CDS encoding cytochrome c, with amino-acid sequence MKKLSILSKLLVCAGLAFAGFAAQADEVKGNASAGNGKVWLCVGCHSIPDYRADYPLVYRVPMLGGQNAAYIASALAAYKKGERKHPTMRSIAASLSDQDMADIGEYYAAQTASSPNNPLK; translated from the coding sequence ATGAAAAAACTCTCAATTCTTTCTAAATTGCTCGTCTGTGCTGGTCTGGCGTTTGCTGGATTTGCGGCTCAGGCCGATGAAGTTAAAGGTAACGCTAGTGCTGGTAATGGCAAGGTATGGCTTTGTGTAGGTTGCCACTCAATTCCTGACTACCGTGCTGACTATCCATTGGTTTACAGAGTTCCGATGTTGGGCGGTCAGAATGCTGCATATATTGCTTCTGCTTTAGCGGCATACAAAAAAGGTGAAAGAAAACACCCGACAATGCGCTCCATCGCAGCTAGCTTGTCTGATCAGGACATGGCTGATATTGGCGAGTACTATGCTGCGCAAACTGCCAGCTCACCGAATAACCCATTGAAGTAA
- a CDS encoding MoxR family ATPase — protein sequence MRFDGSQQYVATDDLKLAVNAAIALQRPLLIKGEPGTGKTMLAEEVASALKMPLLQWHIKSTTKAQQGLYEYDAVSRLRDSQLGDEKVKDIRNYIVKGVLWQAFEADHPTVLLIDEIDKADIEFPNDLLREIDRMEFYVYETRELIKAKHRPLVIITSNNEKELPDAFLRRCFFHYISFPDANTMQSIVDVHHPNIKQDLLDAALKAFYQIRALPGLKKKPSTSELIDWLKLLLAEDIPPEALHSQDEKIVVPPLHGALLKNEQDIHLFERLVMMNRNHR from the coding sequence ATGCGCTTTGATGGAAGCCAGCAATACGTGGCAACAGATGACCTGAAGCTGGCTGTAAATGCAGCAATAGCGCTACAGCGCCCACTTCTCATAAAAGGGGAGCCAGGAACAGGCAAAACAATGCTGGCAGAAGAGGTGGCATCCGCCCTCAAGATGCCACTGTTGCAATGGCACATCAAATCTACCACCAAGGCCCAGCAAGGGCTCTACGAGTACGATGCTGTTAGTCGTCTGCGTGACTCTCAGTTAGGCGATGAAAAAGTTAAAGACATTCGCAACTACATTGTAAAAGGCGTCTTATGGCAAGCATTTGAAGCAGATCATCCCACTGTACTGCTCATTGACGAGATCGATAAAGCAGATATCGAATTTCCAAATGATCTCTTACGTGAAATTGACCGAATGGAGTTTTATGTATATGAAACCCGCGAGCTAATAAAAGCAAAGCACCGCCCTCTTGTCATTATTACTTCCAATAATGAAAAAGAATTACCAGATGCTTTCTTGCGTCGCTGTTTCTTTCATTACATTAGTTTTCCAGATGCAAATACGATGCAAAGCATTGTGGATGTACATCATCCCAATATCAAACAAGATCTTCTAGATGCTGCTCTTAAAGCCTTCTATCAAATCCGCGCATTACCAGGACTAAAGAAGAAGCCATCCACCTCCGAATTGATTGACTGGTTGAAGCTCTTGCTCGCGGAGGATATTCCACCAGAGGCCCTCCACTCACAAGATGAAAAAATTGTGGTGCCCCCTCTACATGGCGCTTTACTCAAGAATGAACAAGACATTCATCTTTTTGAGCGTTTAGTGATGATGAATCGCAATCATCGCTAA
- a CDS encoding GntR family transcriptional regulator, with the protein MNTKLNNRPLYEDVADKLREQIFAKQLAPGSWLDEQSLADQFGISRTPMREAIKVLASEGLVTIKMRRGAYVTEIARNDLEQIFTILSLLEGEAAKQTAIKATEEELNQLDYWHHRLEKAAADRDIEQFFEINGKFHELIQEIAGNRWMNGVIADLRKVLKLHRRDSLTSTGRLQNSLLEHREILKALLKRDQTGAEVAMRKHMERGLEALR; encoded by the coding sequence ATGAATACAAAACTGAATAATAGACCCTTGTACGAAGACGTCGCAGACAAGCTTCGGGAGCAGATATTTGCCAAACAATTAGCCCCAGGTAGCTGGCTTGATGAGCAAAGCCTTGCTGACCAGTTTGGGATTAGTCGCACCCCAATGCGGGAAGCAATCAAAGTTCTCGCTTCTGAAGGTTTGGTGACGATCAAAATGCGTCGTGGCGCTTATGTAACAGAAATAGCTAGAAATGATCTTGAGCAGATCTTTACCATCCTCTCCTTGCTAGAGGGCGAAGCAGCCAAACAAACAGCAATTAAGGCTACCGAGGAAGAGCTTAATCAACTCGACTATTGGCATCACCGCTTAGAAAAAGCCGCCGCCGATCGGGATATAGAACAATTTTTTGAAATCAATGGAAAATTTCACGAACTTATTCAAGAAATTGCAGGCAATCGCTGGATGAATGGCGTCATTGCAGATTTGAGAAAAGTTCTCAAACTACATCGTCGCGATTCACTAACCAGCACAGGAAGACTACAAAACTCCTTGCTTGAGCATCGAGAAATACTTAAAGCGCTTTTAAAGCGCGATCAAACAGGCGCCGAAGTGGCAATGAGAAAACATATGGAGCGCGGATTAGAGGCGCTCAGATAG
- a CDS encoding nucleotidyltransferase family protein — protein sequence MSSLRKSSNLRIAIVLLAAGEGSRMGSVPKALLQKDGKTLLERFCTAIKALHPVEFIAITGFHAVPIEQELNRLAKLMDLSITIIRNQNASSGQASSVRLALESLGDAFDVVAMCLSDQPQIGEDELIALLNQFVDRGSHQDVLMPMVGGQRGNPALFSKRAADEMLQIPGMVCRSFMDKNPNRIKIFNSDNDAYILDVDTDADIQKLGIKRD from the coding sequence ATGAGTTCATTGCGTAAATCTTCCAATCTGCGTATAGCGATCGTCTTATTAGCTGCCGGCGAAGGAAGTCGTATGGGCTCTGTTCCGAAGGCGCTCTTGCAAAAGGATGGAAAAACTCTTTTGGAAAGGTTTTGTACTGCTATTAAAGCGCTTCATCCAGTTGAGTTCATTGCCATTACCGGATTTCATGCAGTGCCAATAGAGCAAGAGCTCAATAGATTGGCTAAGTTGATGGATCTATCCATCACCATCATCCGTAACCAAAATGCATCTTCTGGACAAGCCTCATCCGTAAGGCTTGCTCTTGAATCCTTGGGTGATGCATTTGATGTAGTGGCAATGTGTTTGAGTGATCAGCCGCAGATTGGTGAAGATGAACTAATTGCCTTGCTAAATCAATTTGTTGATCGCGGGTCGCATCAAGATGTGTTGATGCCGATGGTGGGAGGTCAACGTGGCAATCCCGCGCTATTTTCTAAGAGGGCTGCAGATGAGATGCTGCAAATCCCGGGGATGGTTTGTAGATCGTTTATGGATAAGAATCCAAATCGCATCAAAATATTTAATTCTGATAATGACGCATATATTCTGGATGTCGACACTGACGCAGACATCCAGAAGCTAGGTATTAAACGAGATTAA
- a CDS encoding RidA family protein: MSTINDRLKTLGIDLPPPGPPAAAYVMAATSGNTVFLSGHIAKRDGKPWVGKLGKDMDTETGKAAARSIAIDLISTLQNHLGSLDKVKRIVKVMGLVNSTNEYTEQHLVVNGCSELLFEVFGDAGKHARSAFGVAQIPLGACVEIELIAEI; the protein is encoded by the coding sequence ATGAGCACTATCAATGATCGATTAAAAACCCTTGGAATTGATTTACCTCCGCCAGGACCACCAGCAGCTGCTTATGTAATGGCTGCTACATCAGGTAATACGGTATTTCTATCGGGACATATTGCCAAACGCGATGGCAAACCATGGGTTGGTAAGCTCGGCAAAGATATGGATACGGAAACAGGCAAAGCAGCCGCCAGATCCATTGCGATTGACCTCATTTCTACCCTGCAAAATCATCTTGGCTCACTCGACAAGGTTAAGCGCATCGTTAAAGTAATGGGACTGGTGAACTCCACCAATGAATACACTGAACAACATCTGGTGGTAAATGGGTGCTCTGAATTACTCTTTGAAGTTTTTGGCGATGCTGGCAAGCATGCTCGTAGTGCATTTGGGGTTGCGCAAATTCCACTTGGGGCCTGCGTTGAGATTGAGTTAATTGCTGAGATTTAA
- a CDS encoding XdhC family protein, with the protein MNSTDLSVLKSAVNWLQSGHSVAIATVVQTWGSAPRPVGSWLAIRNDGQVAGSVSGGCVEDDLISRVQSEILTRNTPEIVVYGVSQEEAARFGLPCGGTLRLLVEPKPEIAILEQILLSISSHQIIKRSVNIGTGKSTLEPGTRNDEFACTAKEMCTTYGPRWRMVIIGAGQLSQYTADFAIASDFEVIVIDPREEYAEGLNRSDVTFIQGMPDDVLLEIGVDPHTAVVALTHDPKLDDMALMEALKSSAFYVGALGSRKNTQKRKERLIEFDVSKEEVEKLYGPVGLSIGALTPPEIAVSILAEVIAVKYGVSLPKKG; encoded by the coding sequence ATGAATAGCACCGATCTGAGCGTACTCAAATCCGCAGTGAACTGGCTTCAATCAGGCCATTCTGTAGCAATAGCCACTGTTGTTCAAACTTGGGGCTCTGCCCCACGGCCAGTTGGATCTTGGCTTGCCATCCGCAATGATGGACAAGTTGCAGGATCCGTCTCTGGAGGTTGCGTCGAGGATGACCTGATCAGTCGCGTACAAAGCGAAATTTTGACTCGTAATACCCCTGAGATAGTAGTGTATGGAGTTAGCCAAGAAGAAGCGGCACGCTTTGGTCTACCTTGTGGCGGCACATTGCGTCTATTAGTAGAGCCCAAGCCTGAAATCGCAATATTGGAGCAAATATTGCTAAGCATCAGCTCCCATCAAATTATCAAACGGTCTGTAAATATTGGAACGGGCAAATCAACTTTAGAGCCCGGTACACGTAACGATGAATTTGCTTGTACAGCTAAGGAGATGTGCACTACCTATGGTCCACGCTGGCGTATGGTCATTATTGGCGCAGGTCAGCTCTCTCAATACACAGCAGATTTTGCTATTGCGTCTGACTTTGAAGTCATTGTGATTGACCCGCGCGAAGAATACGCCGAAGGATTAAATCGCTCTGATGTCACCTTTATTCAAGGTATGCCCGATGATGTTCTACTTGAGATTGGCGTGGACCCCCATACTGCAGTAGTAGCCTTGACCCATGACCCTAAACTCGATGACATGGCATTGATGGAGGCCCTCAAGTCTTCCGCATTCTATGTAGGCGCCTTAGGTAGCAGAAAAAACACCCAAAAGCGCAAAGAGCGCTTAATTGAGTTTGATGTCAGCAAAGAAGAGGTTGAGAAACTTTATGGCCCTGTAGGTTTGTCTATAGGAGCCCTCACCCCACCAGAGATCGCTGTCTCCATACTGGCGGAAGTGATCGCCGTCAAATATGGAGTTAGCCTACCTAAAAAAGGGTAG
- the scpA gene encoding methylmalonyl-CoA mutase has protein sequence MSSEKKNPSSKEWPSFPDVSLDSWNKAAQKSAPNGDVNQLGWKTPDGIHLKALYTSADSKDLNYKDTLPGFEPFVRGPQATMYSVRPWTIRQYAGFSTAEESNAFYRKALEAGGQGVSVAFDLATHRGYDSDHPRVTGDVGKAGVAIDSVEDMKILFDGIPLDKVSVSMTMNGAVLPVLAGYIVAGEEQGVKQEQLSGTIQNDILKEFMVRNTYIYPPEPSMRIIGDIIEYTAKNMPKFNSISISGYHMQEAGANQVLELAFTLADGKEYVKTALAKGLDVDGFAGRLSFFFAIGMNFYLEVAKLRAARLLWWRIMKSFEPKNPKSLMLRTHCQTSGWSLTEQDPYNNVVRTTVEAMAAVFGGTQSLHTNSLDEAIALPSEFSSRIARNTQLILQEETHITSVIDPWAGSYMMESLTQEMADKAWEIIEEVDAMGGMTKAVESGWAKLKIEAAAAEKQAKIDSGSDVIVGVNKYKLAKEDLVDVLMIDNDKVRDGQVARLKDIKAKRDSKKVQAALDALTKAAEEGSGNLLELSVNAIRLRATVGEVSDALEKVYGRHRADTQKVTGVYAAAYDSAEGWAKLQTEIADFAKEFGRRPRVMIAKLGQDGHDRGAKVVATAYADLGFDVDIGPLFQTPEECARQAIENDVHALGVSTLAAGHKTLVPAIIAELKKQGADDIIVFVGGVIPRQDYEFLYEAGVKGIYGPGTPIPASAKDVLEQIRKSVKPT, from the coding sequence GTGAGTTCAGAAAAGAAAAATCCATCCAGCAAAGAATGGCCATCATTTCCAGATGTGAGTTTAGATTCTTGGAATAAAGCTGCGCAAAAGTCAGCGCCTAATGGTGATGTTAATCAGCTTGGCTGGAAAACTCCCGATGGAATTCATTTAAAAGCACTCTATACGTCTGCAGATTCAAAAGACCTTAATTACAAAGATACATTGCCAGGTTTTGAGCCATTTGTTCGTGGGCCACAAGCAACGATGTATTCAGTACGTCCTTGGACCATTCGTCAGTATGCTGGTTTTTCAACGGCCGAAGAATCAAATGCTTTTTATCGCAAAGCTTTGGAGGCTGGAGGACAAGGCGTTTCTGTTGCATTCGATTTGGCAACCCATCGCGGTTATGACTCCGATCATCCTCGTGTAACGGGTGACGTTGGTAAGGCTGGTGTGGCGATTGATTCTGTAGAGGATATGAAAATTTTGTTTGACGGAATCCCGTTAGATAAGGTTTCTGTGTCGATGACCATGAACGGAGCGGTTCTGCCAGTGCTGGCTGGGTACATTGTTGCAGGTGAGGAGCAGGGCGTTAAGCAAGAGCAATTGTCTGGAACGATTCAGAACGATATTCTGAAAGAGTTCATGGTGCGTAATACCTATATTTATCCACCAGAGCCTTCAATGCGAATCATTGGCGACATTATTGAGTACACCGCCAAGAATATGCCTAAGTTCAACTCGATTTCTATTTCGGGTTATCACATGCAAGAAGCGGGCGCCAATCAAGTATTGGAGCTGGCGTTTACATTGGCTGACGGTAAGGAGTATGTCAAAACTGCTTTAGCAAAAGGATTGGATGTTGATGGTTTTGCTGGTCGCCTTTCATTCTTTTTTGCGATCGGTATGAACTTCTACCTTGAAGTAGCTAAATTGCGCGCGGCACGCTTATTGTGGTGGCGCATCATGAAGTCCTTTGAACCTAAAAATCCAAAATCATTGATGCTACGAACCCACTGTCAGACATCGGGCTGGTCTTTGACGGAGCAAGATCCTTATAACAACGTTGTGAGAACGACTGTTGAGGCGATGGCTGCAGTATTTGGTGGCACACAGTCTTTGCATACCAATTCTTTAGATGAGGCAATTGCCTTACCTTCCGAATTCTCAAGCCGTATTGCCAGAAACACCCAGCTCATTTTGCAAGAAGAAACCCATATCACCAGCGTAATCGATCCATGGGCCGGCTCATACATGATGGAGAGTTTGACTCAAGAGATGGCTGATAAAGCTTGGGAGATTATTGAAGAAGTTGACGCAATGGGTGGCATGACTAAGGCTGTTGAAAGTGGTTGGGCTAAGCTCAAAATTGAAGCCGCTGCTGCTGAAAAACAGGCGAAGATTGATTCAGGTTCTGATGTGATCGTTGGGGTAAATAAATATAAGCTGGCCAAAGAAGATCTTGTTGATGTATTGATGATTGATAACGACAAGGTTCGTGATGGACAGGTTGCTCGCCTCAAAGATATCAAAGCGAAGCGTGACAGTAAAAAAGTACAGGCTGCATTAGATGCTTTAACCAAGGCTGCTGAAGAAGGCTCAGGTAATTTACTAGAGTTATCTGTCAACGCAATTCGTCTGCGTGCAACAGTTGGTGAGGTCTCAGATGCATTAGAAAAAGTTTACGGGCGCCATCGCGCCGATACTCAAAAGGTGACCGGAGTGTATGCTGCTGCTTATGACTCAGCTGAGGGCTGGGCAAAATTACAAACAGAAATTGCAGATTTTGCAAAAGAGTTTGGTCGTCGTCCACGTGTGATGATTGCTAAGCTTGGTCAAGACGGCCATGATCGTGGCGCAAAGGTGGTTGCAACCGCTTATGCCGATCTTGGCTTTGATGTGGATATTGGTCCTCTATTTCAGACTCCAGAAGAGTGCGCGCGTCAGGCGATTGAGAATGACGTTCATGCATTAGGCGTTTCAACCTTAGCGGCTGGTCACAAGACTCTTGTTCCAGCAATTATTGCTGAACTGAAAAAACAAGGTGCTGACGACATCATTGTCTTTGTTGGTGGAGTTATACCAAGACAGGATTATGAGTTCCTGTATGAGGCTGGCGTTAAAGGCATCTACGGTCCAGGTACACCAATTCCTGCTTCAGCCAAGGATGTGCTTGAGCAAATCCGTAAATCTGTAAAACCTACTTAA
- a CDS encoding cytochrome c, whose product MKFALITAALLSGIGLVNVANATSVDKGKALVEKANCASCHGAGLNAPILPAYPKLAGQYPDYIYYALKAYKVGNGNAQYGRNNAVMGSQVQSLTDADLHDIAAYIASLPGNFVIKK is encoded by the coding sequence ATGAAATTTGCACTAATTACAGCAGCATTGCTTTCTGGTATTGGTTTGGTAAATGTGGCAAATGCTACAAGCGTTGATAAAGGAAAGGCTTTGGTAGAGAAAGCGAATTGCGCTTCATGCCACGGCGCCGGCTTAAATGCCCCGATCTTGCCTGCGTATCCTAAATTAGCTGGTCAATATCCTGATTACATCTATTACGCATTAAAGGCTTACAAGGTAGGCAATGGCAACGCGCAATATGGACGCAATAACGCAGTAATGGGCTCTCAGGTTCAGTCTTTAACTGATGCTGATTTGCATGATATTGCAGCTTATATAGCTTCATTGCCGGGGAACTTTGTTATCAAGAAGTAG